The genomic interval CATGTGTAATATCAAGTGAAGACATTATTATTGCTTCATATATATTGGATGAAAATAGTTCTATAAATGTGCCTGTGAATAAACTAAATCCACCAATCATATATTCAAATACATCCAGAGTTATATTGTTTTTAAGTATGGTGCTGAAGAAATGCCAGTAATTGTAAGAACCACTTTTTACAGTTCCGGAAGATGCTAAAGGGGCCGCAGGTTGTACAAACGTATATATAATTATCAAAATAAAAAATATGGAGTAATACATTATCATTGAAGAATAAAAATATTGAAGAAATAATGATTTCTTATTTTCATTTTTATTTTTTATCGACATTAGATTAAATTTATTATCATATTCGTTTTGCAAAAATTTCTTATTTTTTAAAATAAATAGCGAGTTAATTATGTTGGATATAAAAAATGATTTTATTATATCTCTTACAAGCAATAGTTTTAATAATTTATTTTTGCTTATTTCATATTTGTTAATTATCTCTAATTTAAATATATCCTCAGCTATACCATGACCTGTTAATGATTCAATTGAGTAATAGCAGAAAGAAATTAAAAACAATATAAGTAAGTTATATAATCCGTAATTTGTGTCGAATATATGTAAAAACCCCGGAATGAAATCTATTTTATATGCCAGGAAAAAACCTAGAAATGCATCCTTTATATGAAATATAGAGGCAATTAATGATGTTAATGAAATTAAAATCGTTTGTTCTGTAACGTATATTATAAATTTTTCACTTAAACTTATTAGTTTCATTGTATTCCTCAATTTTCTTTAATCTTTTATTAATCTGTTTTTTTATTCTAAATATCATATACCTATGACCAATGATATTTTTACTAAGATAATACGAAGTTTTCTGCAAAGCTGTAGATATATAATCTTTTTTTAATTCTTTTATAGAAAATATGTCACAACTCAGTTCTTCTCTGTTAAAGATTATTGTGAAGATGGAGTATAGAATTATTATCACTGTGAGAAACCCAATAATTAGATTTATTAATAAGGACAATTGTACTCCATACATAAATATTGTCAACAGCAAAAATATTATGGCTCCACCAGCAAGCAGTATGGCAAAAGCAAGCACTTTTCGAATTAACCCACTGTTAGTTATAAAATGACCTATTTCATGAAGTACTACCGCGTCCATTTCATCAGGGGTAATATAGTCTAAAAAATCGCGTTGTATCAAAATTTTTAATGCTTTAGAATAAAAGATACCTGCTGGAGATAAATGAAACAAATCGTTTAAATCATATATGTATATATTTATTTCTTTAATATTGCTCTCCCTATATTTTATACCTGCATATTTTTTTGTATAAATTTCCGACAAATCATAATCCTTAACTGCGTTACGTGGCTCGTCAAGATATCCTGTTTTTTTAAAGTATAAATACAGTAAAATTCCTAATTCAGCTGGGTAAATAAAAATGTTAAAAATATTTAAAATTATATTTTCTATTTTAGTTGGGTGTAAGAGAATAAAATTGTCGAAAATTGTAAAAATAGAAACGGTGATTAAACCGATAATTAAATATGGTAAAAGGAATAACTTATAAATTTTCTTTTTATTATTTTCGATTTTCATTCATTCTTCCTCAAGTATATAATTAATACGCAACTATGGCGATTGCCAATGATCCTAATAGTGCTTGCCCTACTGGATTAGATAGATCAAGTGCCAAGATCCCTATTATTGCAACGTTACTCCATGAACTCCAAAGTATAGCGAACCCAATTGTCGCCAAAGTACCACTTCCTACGACAATACCGACACCGATAAATAAACCGATAAGGAAGTTCACTATGTCGGTTTCGGTCGGCCTAGCACCCCAATGCGTAAGCTCGTAATCCACAAGCTCCGCTATATGTCCACTAGTTATAACATCAGTAGATGAGGATTGAATTGTTTTACCTAAATTCCCAAATTCATACGGTATTGCATTATTTTCCATTGATATTAATCCACTATACACCGGTACTCCTACAGATGTTAGTAAAACTGCTATTGCAAATATAGATATCAAAGATTTTTTCCAGTTATTTTTATGTTCTTTGTGATAATCCATTCCCGTACTATTGTTACGGTACATTTCAATGGCTTTCAACTCTTTATATTTTGGATTCAAAATATTTGATTCCATATAATAATAATAATAATAATAACTATTTAAATATTTCTATATAGTCAGTCAGAGTTTAATAGTTTACTATCAACTTATTCCCTGAACCACTATTTTATACTATTGGAAAAATGTCGTATAATACTGTTACATGGATTGAAAGAAATCATGTGTGAATTTATACATATCAAAAATTCTTCTGTAAAATGGTTGTCACTGGAGAAATTAACTCATTAAATAGTAATTATAAAGTATATAAAGTTGTGAAGTAATCACAATTATTAGTATAATTTTAGAAATTGATTTTTATTTATTTAATAATATACAAGTGGCATATTGGGGTGTATTCGCGACGCCTGCATAGTAATTAATCATCCGGTATCTTAATTCCCATATTAAATCAGCATGAATCACATGGGCATAGTTGAGAAATAGTATGGTATGTATTATCTAGGTAGAGATAGTAAAATAAAGAATTATACTAAACCAACTATACCATTGTATGAATCTGAACCTA from Ferroplasma acidiphilum carries:
- a CDS encoding M48 family metalloprotease encodes the protein MKIENNKKKIYKLFLLPYLIIGLITVSIFTIFDNFILLHPTKIENIILNIFNIFIYPAELGILLYLYFKKTGYLDEPRNAVKDYDLSEIYTKKYAGIKYRESNIKEINIYIYDLNDLFHLSPAGIFYSKALKILIQRDFLDYITPDEMDAVVLHEIGHFITNSGLIRKVLAFAILLAGGAIIFLLLTIFMYGVQLSLLINLIIGFLTVIIILYSIFTIIFNREELSCDIFSIKELKKDYISTALQKTSYYLSKNIIGHRYMIFRIKKQINKRLKKIEEYNETNKFK
- a CDS encoding stage II sporulation protein M, which gives rise to MIMYYSIFFILIIIYTFVQPAAPLASSGTVKSGSYNYWHFFSTILKNNITLDVFEYMIGGFSLFTGTFIELFSSNIYEAIIMSSLDITHGSSSFVKYILPQFFPETLGYVFGLSIALVMTDIILSFTQSMIRNEKSQYFTQRTHDLLYSSGFYLILSISLLVIGALIEAGLGIYNF